One Candidatus Goldiibacteriota bacterium genomic window carries:
- a CDS encoding cob(I)yrinic acid a,c-diamide adenosyltransferase has protein sequence MKKGMVQVYTGDGKGKTTAAVGAAVRACGSGLKVLFCQFLKNGKLESGEEKMLKAMENVKYLKFDEMSPFFEKNIDMEALEERVAEDIEITFKEINSGKYQMAVLDEAVHLISLKLIKQEELIRLIKLRPAGTEIILTGRGAGKELKNTADLVTEMKEIKHPFKAGLKARKGIEY, from the coding sequence ATGAAAAAAGGGATGGTTCAGGTTTATACGGGTGATGGGAAAGGCAAGACTACGGCAGCTGTAGGTGCCGCGGTCAGGGCTTGCGGTTCCGGGTTAAAGGTTCTATTCTGCCAGTTTTTAAAGAACGGGAAACTGGAATCCGGGGAAGAAAAAATGTTAAAAGCAATGGAAAACGTGAAGTACCTGAAGTTTGATGAAATGTCGCCGTTTTTTGAGAAGAATATTGACATGGAAGCCCTTGAAGAAAGGGTGGCTGAAGATATAGAGATTACTTTTAAAGAGATAAATTCAGGTAAGTATCAAATGGCTGTGCTTGATGAAGCAGTTCATCTTATAAGTCTTAAACTGATAAAGCAGGAAGAATTAATCCGCCTGATTAAGTTAAGGCCGGCGGGTACGGAGATTATTTTGACCGGCAGGGGGGCAGGAAAAGAATTAAAGAACACTGCGGACCTTGTGACCGAAATGAAAGAGATAAAGCACCCGTTTAAAGCCGGATTAAAGGCAAGAAAAGGAATAGAGTACTGA
- a CDS encoding ferredoxin, with the protein MANKAAKNADNVAGKYYVDDQCTSCGICEGMAPDNFKLKDDGSYAYVSAQPTADQEAACKEAMESCPSSAIGDDGE; encoded by the coding sequence ATGGCGAACAAAGCAGCAAAGAACGCGGACAACGTCGCGGGCAAGTATTACGTTGATGATCAGTGCACATCCTGCGGGATATGCGAAGGAATGGCTCCGGATAACTTTAAATTAAAAGATGACGGCTCATATGCTTATGTAAGCGCCCAGCCGACAGCTGACCAGGAAGCGGCATGCAAAGAAGCAATGGAATCGTGCCCTTCATCCGCAATCGGTGACGACGGCGAATAG
- a CDS encoding histidine phosphatase family protein: MNIYLVRHGETDWNKRLLFQGQTDIPLNKKGLSQAKRIGREFCGKKIDAVISSDLMRAVQTAEQIKAVSGYKGKIQEEKLFRERHYGQLEGKKYESGLRDEDFGVENDISFFKRIKKGFMKAIKENKHGANIVIVCHGGVVRGILALVLELQNYKRLRMYNASISEIHFNKKRNAYFVTLFNSISHLSKQDRDEIREHLKGV; encoded by the coding sequence ATGAATATTTACCTTGTAAGGCACGGAGAGACCGACTGGAATAAGAGGCTTTTATTTCAGGGGCAGACAGATATTCCGCTTAATAAAAAAGGGCTGTCGCAGGCAAAGCGTATCGGCCGGGAATTCTGCGGTAAAAAGATAGACGCGGTTATTTCAAGCGACCTTATGCGCGCGGTTCAGACTGCTGAACAGATAAAGGCCGTATCAGGGTATAAGGGCAAAATTCAGGAAGAAAAACTTTTCCGTGAACGCCATTACGGGCAGCTGGAAGGAAAAAAGTATGAATCCGGTTTAAGGGATGAAGATTTTGGCGTGGAAAATGACATAAGTTTCTTTAAACGGATAAAAAAGGGCTTTATGAAAGCCATAAAGGAAAACAAACACGGGGCTAATATTGTAATTGTATGCCACGGCGGTGTGGTAAGGGGTATACTTGCGCTTGTCCTGGAACTGCAAAATTATAAAAGGTTAAGGATGTACAACGCGTCTATTTCCGAGATTCATTTCAATAAAAAAAGAAACGCCTATTTTGTCACCCTTTTTAACAGTATTTCTCATCTGTCAAAACAGGATAGGGATGAGATAAGGGAGCATTTAAAGGGAGTGTAG